From the Clostridium putrefaciens genome, one window contains:
- a CDS encoding histidine kinase dimerization/phospho-acceptor domain-containing protein: MKTELITNVSYDLKTPLTSIITYVDLIKNEELTKDERMDYIKVL, translated from the coding sequence ATGAAGACAGAGCTTATAACTAATGTGTCTTATGATTTAAAGACGCCCCTAACTTCTATAATAACCTATGTAGACTTAATTAAAAATGAGGAGCTTACTAAAGATGAAAGAATGGATTATATAAAGGTTTTATAA
- a CDS encoding DUF1294 domain-containing protein — MGLIIIYKFILFYFTLLNILGLLSMYIDKSRSKRSQWRIRENTLIIIAIFGGSIGSYLGMKNFRHKTKHSKFKYGIPFIIFIQIVIIFLIYNKDIL; from the coding sequence ATGGGGCTGATTATTATTTACAAATTTATTTTATTTTACTTTACACTTTTAAACATATTAGGACTTTTATCTATGTACATAGATAAATCAAGATCTAAAAGGTCACAGTGGCGAATAAGAGAAAACACCTTAATCATTATAGCTATTTTTGGAGGCAGTATTGGTTCTTATTTAGGCATGAAAAATTTCAGACATAAAACTAAACATTCTAAGTTCAAATACGGTATACCTTTTATTATATTTATTCAAATAGTAATTATATTTTTAATTTATAACAAAGATATTTTGTAA
- a CDS encoding YdbC family protein — protein sequence MADIKYEIKETIGTISESSKGWKKELNLISWNGNVAKYDIREWDPDHKKMGKGITLSKEELNVIKDMINNME from the coding sequence ATGGCAGATATAAAATACGAAATAAAAGAAACTATAGGAACTATTTCTGAATCATCAAAAGGTTGGAAAAAGGAACTAAATCTAATAAGCTGGAATGGAAATGTAGCTAAATATGATATAAGAGAATGGGATCCTGACCATAAAAAGATGGGTAAAGGAATAACCCTTAGTAAAGAAGAGTTAAACGTAATTAAAGATATGATAAATAATATGGAATAA
- a CDS encoding ATP-binding protein — MELNIEKVDISSLLKQALAEFEEKIKESSLDFKINSPKEKLYIMVDGKKTWRILENQISNALKYSLENTRVYINIDDIDNKVVITIKNISAFEIDFNEDEILERFKRGDKSRNTEGSGLGRAISNNLTKLQGGDFKISVDGDLFKVIIEFPKVY; from the coding sequence GTGGAGCTTAATATAGAAAAGGTTGATATATCATCACTTTTAAAACAAGCTTTAGCAGAGTTTGAGGAAAAGATCAAGGAAAGCTCTTTAGACTTTAAGATTAATAGTCCTAAAGAGAAATTATATATAATGGTAGATGGTAAAAAGACCTGGAGGATATTAGAAAATCAAATTAGTAATGCATTAAAATATTCTTTAGAAAATACAAGAGTTTATATTAATATAGATGATATAGATAACAAAGTAGTTATAACTATAAAAAATATATCAGCTTTTGAAATAGATTTTAATGAAGACGAGATACTAGAAAGATTTAAAAGAGGGGATAAGTCTCGAAATACCGAGGGGTCTGGACTAGGCCGTGCTATTTCAAATAATTTGACAAAACTTCAAGGGGGAGATTTTAAGATTAGCGTAGATGGAGATTTATTTAAGGTTATTATAGAATTCCCAAAAGTTTATTAG
- a CDS encoding phosphoenolpyruvate carboxykinase: MKKEFSLSNGKVMINFTAKYCNTEESLLDSKGFEIILSEYLDDRKSNKSNIYKYINKCLNQDEICLELIKIFKFLIVLKADEIIKIDLRYKRLLEDKDKFIGFVEDLYNFWRKLERYTIVENKKMGEGLQNVNFIDANNEFSKLILDVYRKVEENVLGIKPNIYRQLPAGGNAGLILNQTNFVYGKGYECLCKIPFIQSIVLDTPFITYPKKNTRDGIFKESFENPLKDCAINTDHWFCYPAKVGTLLAYIYFHRDFMAHGVTLCNLFEMAKEEEYKDKKPDIIYVFGAKDEEKQMKTVFYDDVENDIMTGYINYHDDMDYFGYMKKMTLTLHNLIMIKMGNLPVHGAMVNIITKDDKIFNIVIMGDSGAGKSESLEALRSLGSEYISDMTIIFDDMGVVKLSGESKPLGYGTEIGAFVRLDDLDTGYAFKQLDRSIFMNPDKINARLVMPVASYNEITKGEAIDLFLYANNYEDGEALEFFTNEEEAIKVFKEGTRMAKGTTTEKGLVTSYFSNPFGPVQKQQEMDELIPIFFKEFFKKGIRVGQLRTKLGMAGNEKKGPREASLRLLEEIKSL, encoded by the coding sequence ATGAAAAAAGAATTTTCGCTTAGTAATGGAAAGGTAATGATCAATTTCACAGCAAAATACTGTAATACTGAGGAGTCTTTATTAGATAGTAAAGGATTTGAAATTATTCTTTCTGAATATTTAGATGATAGAAAGAGCAATAAAAGCAATATATATAAGTACATAAATAAATGTTTAAATCAGGATGAAATATGTTTAGAATTAATAAAGATATTTAAGTTTTTAATAGTTTTAAAAGCAGATGAAATAATAAAAATTGATTTAAGGTATAAAAGATTATTAGAAGATAAAGATAAATTTATAGGTTTTGTAGAGGATTTATATAACTTTTGGAGAAAGCTAGAAAGATATACTATTGTTGAAAACAAAAAGATGGGTGAAGGTCTTCAAAATGTTAATTTTATAGATGCTAATAATGAATTTTCAAAACTTATCTTAGATGTATATAGAAAAGTAGAAGAAAACGTACTAGGTATAAAGCCAAACATATATAGACAATTACCAGCAGGTGGCAATGCAGGACTTATATTAAATCAGACTAATTTTGTATATGGTAAGGGTTACGAGTGCTTGTGTAAGATACCATTTATACAGTCTATAGTTTTAGATACTCCATTTATAACTTATCCTAAAAAGAATACTAGAGATGGTATATTTAAAGAAAGTTTTGAGAATCCACTTAAAGATTGTGCTATAAATACTGATCATTGGTTTTGTTATCCTGCAAAAGTGGGAACACTACTTGCATATATTTATTTTCATAGGGATTTTATGGCTCATGGAGTTACTTTATGTAACTTGTTTGAAATGGCAAAAGAAGAAGAATATAAAGATAAAAAGCCAGATATAATTTATGTTTTTGGAGCTAAAGATGAAGAAAAGCAGATGAAAACAGTATTTTATGATGATGTGGAAAATGACATAATGACAGGATATATAAACTATCACGATGATATGGATTACTTTGGATACATGAAAAAGATGACTTTAACATTACACAATTTAATAATGATAAAGATGGGTAATTTACCTGTTCATGGAGCCATGGTTAATATAATTACAAAAGATGATAAAATCTTTAATATAGTTATTATGGGTGATAGTGGAGCTGGAAAGTCGGAAAGTCTTGAAGCTTTAAGAAGTCTTGGATCCGAATATATAAGTGATATGACAATAATCTTTGATGATATGGGTGTAGTAAAGTTAAGTGGTGAAAGTAAGCCTTTAGGCTACGGCACAGAAATAGGCGCCTTTGTAAGGCTTGATGATTTAGATACGGGTTATGCATTTAAGCAACTAGATAGAAGTATATTTATGAATCCTGATAAAATAAATGCAAGATTAGTTATGCCTGTAGCTAGTTATAATGAAATTACAAAAGGAGAAGCTATAGATTTGTTTCTTTATGCTAATAATTATGAAGATGGAGAGGCGTTAGAGTTTTTCACTAATGAAGAGGAAGCCATTAAGGTATTTAAAGAAGGAACTAGAATGGCAAAGGGGACCACTACAGAAAAGGGACTTGTAACATCTTATTTTTCTAATCCTTTTGGACCAGTTCAAAAACAACAGGAGATGGATGAACTTATTCCAATATTTTTTAAAGAGTTCTTTAAGAAAGGAATAAGAGTAGGTCAATTAAGAACAAAACTTGGTATGGCTGGTAATGAAAAGAAGGGGCCAAGAGAGGCATCTTTAAGACTATTAGAAGAGATTAAAAGCTTATAA
- a CDS encoding MATE family efflux transporter, with product MNNKRFKELFSDRRFYKSTFILAMPIVLQYLIASSINMLDTVMIGKVGEIELASVGIANQYYFLFSLIAMGISSGCSVFIAQLWGKKDKENIRKVLGIGLFSGIIVTFIFTIIALIWPQGIISIFNKDKDVIELGSQYLRIVSMSYIFTTITFNFATASRSIEKTVVPMLASLVGLIVNGFLNYIFIFGKFGFPVMGVKGAALATLIARIIECLVLLIHIYVSKSILSGRLKDFRGATKKLTLNVYNIIIPVVLNEACWGLGNVSYAIIYGRIGTQAIAAIQICTTILNLFMIVTFGLANASVVVVGKEIGAGNEEAGKLYARRLCAISIGIGMILSVLLFLSTSLILSIFNVSDVVIRDAKYILYIYALFMPVKVYNALVIVGILRAGGDAKYGVIVQSITLWLIGVPFAFLAAFIFKLPVYMVVLVACSEEIVKVIILIKRFISYKWINNMVEELEVENSI from the coding sequence ATGAATAATAAAAGATTTAAAGAATTATTTTCTGACAGGAGGTTTTATAAGAGTACGTTTATATTGGCAATGCCTATAGTACTTCAGTATCTTATTGCATCATCTATAAATATGCTAGATACTGTTATGATTGGTAAGGTTGGAGAAATTGAACTGGCTTCAGTAGGGATAGCAAATCAATATTACTTTCTGTTTAGTTTAATTGCTATGGGTATAAGTTCTGGATGTTCAGTATTTATAGCTCAATTATGGGGTAAAAAAGATAAAGAGAATATAAGAAAAGTTTTAGGTATAGGATTATTTAGTGGAATTATAGTAACTTTTATATTTACAATAATAGCCTTAATATGGCCACAGGGTATAATCTCTATATTTAATAAAGATAAAGATGTTATAGAACTTGGAAGTCAATATCTTAGAATAGTTAGTATGAGTTATATATTTACAACAATTACATTTAATTTTGCAACAGCTTCTAGGAGTATAGAGAAAACAGTGGTTCCAATGCTAGCTAGTCTTGTAGGATTAATAGTAAATGGATTTTTAAACTATATATTTATATTTGGGAAATTTGGATTTCCAGTTATGGGTGTTAAGGGTGCGGCACTAGCAACATTAATAGCAAGAATAATTGAATGTTTAGTTCTTTTAATACACATTTATGTATCAAAAAGTATACTTTCGGGGAGATTAAAAGATTTTAGAGGAGCTACTAAGAAGCTAACATTAAATGTATATAATATTATAATTCCAGTAGTACTAAATGAAGCTTGCTGGGGACTTGGAAATGTAAGCTATGCAATTATATATGGAAGAATCGGAACTCAAGCTATAGCAGCTATACAAATATGTACTACGATTCTTAATTTATTTATGATTGTAACCTTTGGACTTGCTAATGCTTCGGTGGTAGTTGTTGGTAAGGAAATTGGAGCTGGGAACGAAGAAGCAGGGAAACTTTATGCTAGAAGACTTTGTGCAATTTCTATTGGTATAGGAATGATACTTTCTGTTTTATTATTTTTATCTACCTCTTTGATACTTTCTATATTTAATGTATCAGATGTAGTAATTAGAGATGCTAAGTATATATTATATATTTACGCTTTATTTATGCCTGTTAAAGTGTATAATGCATTAGTTATAGTTGGAATATTAAGGGCTGGTGGAGATGCTAAATATGGGGTTATAGTTCAATCAATAACATTATGGCTTATAGGAGTTCCTTTTGCATTTTTAGCTGCATTTATATTTAAATTACCTGTATATATGGTAGTTTTAGTTGCTTGTAGTGAAGAAATAGTGAAGGTAATTATACTTATAAAAAGATTTATATCTTATAAGTGGATAAATAACATGGTGGAAGAATTAGAGGTAGAAAATAGCATATAA
- a CDS encoding lactate utilization protein, protein MNSIEKWMYECDGKEMVKILNDKKYNAVYVDNISEAKDKILSLIPDGSSVALGGSETLNAMDLLNEIRNGNYYFYDRYQDLPFKDIVEIMRQSMLADYLITSTNAVTRQGELVNMDCTGNRAASMIFGPKKVIVVVGANKLVDNMDDAMKRIERVAIMNTKRLNHKAPCKDTGKCEDCMTKGRLCNYVSVVKNGAKFEDRFTVIVIGDKVGY, encoded by the coding sequence ATGAATTCAATAGAAAAATGGATGTATGAATGTGACGGAAAAGAAATGGTGAAAATATTAAACGATAAAAAATATAATGCAGTTTATGTAGATAATATTAGTGAAGCAAAAGATAAAATATTATCTTTAATACCTGATGGTTCGAGTGTTGCATTAGGTGGCTCTGAAACTTTAAATGCTATGGATCTATTAAATGAAATCCGAAACGGTAATTATTACTTCTACGATAGATATCAGGATCTTCCTTTTAAAGACATCGTAGAGATAATGAGACAATCTATGCTAGCAGATTATCTTATAACTAGCACTAATGCAGTAACTAGGCAAGGTGAACTTGTAAACATGGATTGCACAGGTAATAGAGCTGCATCTATGATTTTTGGACCCAAAAAGGTTATAGTGGTTGTAGGTGCAAATAAATTAGTAGACAATATGGATGATGCTATGAAAAGAATCGAAAGAGTTGCAATAATGAACACTAAAAGATTGAATCATAAAGCTCCCTGTAAGGATACTGGTAAGTGCGAAGATTGCATGACTAAGGGAAGACTTTGTAATTATGTATCAGTAGTAAAAAATGGTGCTAAATTTGAAGATAGATTTACAGTTATAGTTATAGGGGACAAGGTAGGATATTAG
- a CDS encoding anaerobic ribonucleoside triphosphate reductase yields MITKIRKRDGREAAFNMEKIANAMLKATKFINEYDYYIAFDLAKDVANSLEENEDHIPTVEDIQDIVERVLIENEYAKTAKAYILYRAERTRVREMNTRLMKVYEDLTFKQAEDNDIKRENANIDGNTAMGTMLKYGSEGAKEFYEMFVLNPKHSRAHKDGDIHIHDLDFLTLTTTCCQIDIIKLFKEGFSTGHGYLREPKDIQSYSALACIAIQSNQNDQHGGQSIPNFDYGLALGVSKTYARLYRKNIINALELLTEKQDILDFTDTLFKEMKEDYDLMPSLQNDERYIEIEKQYLCKYIDDNGTVEKVQDFAKRKANSETDRCTYQAMEAFIHNLNTMHSRAGAQVPFSSINYGTDTSAEGRMVVKNLLLATERGLGNGETPIFPIQIFKVKEGVNYNEGDPNYDLFKLSFRVSSKRLFPNYSFIDAPFNLKYYKEGNPDTEIAYMGCRTRVMSNINDKSKEVVYGRGNLSFTTINLPRIALKSNKDVEKFFEELDKEMDIVIEQLKERFEIQSKKKVKNFPFLMGQGVWLDSDKLSWEDEVGEVLKHGTLSAGFIGLGECLKALIGSHHGESKDAQKLGLEIISHMRNVMDLATEEYKLNFSLIGTPAEGTAGRFVKLDREMFGSIEGVTDREYYTNSFHVPVYYEIGAFNKIKKEAPYHELTNAGHITYVELDGDPSQNLQAFEKVVRTMKECGVGYGSINHPLDRDPVCGYSGIIGKQCPGCGRKEEDVKFQRIRRITGYLVGTLDRFNDAKKAEEKDRVKHL; encoded by the coding sequence ATGATTACAAAGATTAGAAAAAGAGATGGTAGAGAAGCAGCTTTTAATATGGAGAAGATTGCAAATGCAATGCTTAAGGCTACTAAATTTATAAATGAATATGATTATTATATAGCTTTTGATTTAGCTAAAGACGTGGCAAATTCATTAGAAGAGAATGAAGATCATATACCAACTGTTGAAGATATACAAGATATTGTTGAAAGAGTCCTTATAGAAAATGAATATGCAAAAACAGCAAAGGCTTATATATTGTACAGAGCTGAAAGAACAAGGGTTAGAGAAATGAATACAAGGCTTATGAAAGTATATGAGGATTTAACATTTAAACAGGCAGAAGATAATGATATAAAACGTGAAAATGCTAACATAGATGGTAATACAGCCATGGGAACTATGCTTAAATACGGTTCAGAAGGTGCTAAAGAATTTTATGAGATGTTTGTTTTAAATCCTAAGCATTCAAGAGCTCATAAGGATGGAGATATTCATATACATGACTTAGATTTCTTAACACTTACAACTACTTGTTGCCAGATAGATATTATTAAGTTATTTAAAGAAGGATTTAGTACAGGTCATGGATATTTAAGAGAACCAAAAGATATTCAAAGTTATTCTGCCTTAGCCTGTATTGCTATCCAATCTAATCAAAATGATCAACATGGAGGTCAAAGTATTCCAAACTTTGATTATGGGTTAGCTTTAGGTGTAAGTAAGACTTATGCTAGGCTTTATAGAAAAAATATTATAAATGCTTTAGAGCTGTTAACAGAAAAACAAGATATATTAGATTTTACTGATACTCTATTTAAAGAGATGAAAGAAGATTATGATCTTATGCCTTCTCTACAAAACGATGAAAGATATATAGAAATTGAAAAACAATATTTATGTAAATATATAGATGATAATGGAACAGTAGAGAAGGTTCAAGATTTCGCTAAAAGAAAAGCAAATAGTGAAACAGATAGATGTACATATCAAGCTATGGAGGCCTTTATACATAATTTAAATACCATGCATAGCCGTGCTGGGGCACAAGTTCCGTTTAGTTCTATAAACTATGGAACTGATACTTCAGCAGAAGGAAGAATGGTAGTTAAAAATCTTCTTTTAGCTACTGAAAGAGGACTTGGAAATGGAGAGACACCGATATTTCCTATTCAGATATTTAAGGTTAAGGAAGGAGTAAATTATAATGAAGGTGATCCTAATTATGATTTATTTAAACTTTCTTTTAGAGTTAGTTCAAAAAGACTATTCCCTAACTATTCATTTATAGATGCTCCTTTTAATCTTAAGTATTACAAAGAAGGAAATCCTGATACAGAAATAGCATATATGGGATGTAGAACAAGAGTTATGAGTAATATTAATGATAAGTCAAAAGAAGTAGTCTATGGAAGGGGTAATCTTAGCTTTACAACTATAAATCTTCCAAGAATAGCTCTAAAAAGCAATAAAGATGTAGAAAAGTTTTTTGAAGAGCTTGATAAAGAAATGGATATTGTTATAGAACAATTAAAGGAAAGATTTGAAATTCAATCGAAGAAAAAGGTTAAGAACTTCCCATTCCTTATGGGACAAGGCGTTTGGCTAGATTCAGATAAGTTATCATGGGAAGATGAAGTTGGAGAAGTACTTAAACATGGGACTTTATCTGCAGGATTCATAGGACTTGGTGAATGTCTTAAAGCATTAATAGGAAGTCATCATGGAGAGTCAAAGGATGCTCAAAAATTAGGACTTGAAATTATTTCACATATGAGAAATGTTATGGATCTTGCAACAGAAGAGTATAAGCTTAACTTTTCGCTTATAGGAACCCCCGCTGAAGGTACAGCTGGACGTTTTGTAAAACTTGATAGAGAAATGTTTGGATCCATTGAAGGAGTTACGGATAGAGAGTACTATACTAATAGTTTTCACGTTCCAGTTTATTATGAGATAGGAGCATTTAATAAGATAAAAAAAGAGGCGCCTTATCATGAACTTACAAATGCAGGGCATATAACTTATGTGGAGTTAGATGGTGATCCAAGTCAAAACCTTCAGGCTTTTGAAAAGGTAGTTAGAACTATGAAAGAATGCGGCGTAGGATATGGTTCTATAAACCACCCTTTAGATAGAGATCCAGTATGCGGATATTCAGGTATAATAGGGAAGCAGTGCCCGGGATGTGGTAGAAAAGAAGAAGATGTGAAATTCCAACGTATTCGCAGAATAACAGGGTATCTTGTGGGTACTTTAGACAGATTTAATGATGCAAAAAAAGCAGAAGAAAAAGATAGGGTTAAGCATTTGTAA
- a CDS encoding GlsB/YeaQ/YmgE family stress response membrane protein: MGILAWIILGALSGWIASMITGKDSEMGAMANIIVGIIGAFLGGFLFGLIGGKGITGFNIWSLLVSVIGSVVLLGIINAIKKK, from the coding sequence ATGGGAATTTTAGCGTGGATAATACTAGGAGCCCTTTCTGGCTGGATTGCAAGTATGATTACTGGCAAAGACTCTGAAATGGGAGCTATGGCAAATATAATTGTAGGAATTATAGGTGCCTTTTTAGGAGGCTTTCTATTTGGACTTATAGGAGGTAAAGGTATCACAGGATTTAATATTTGGAGTCTACTTGTGTCCGTTATAGGATCAGTTGTTTTATTAGGCATAATTAATGCAATAAAAAAGAAATAG
- the nrdG gene encoding anaerobic ribonucleoside-triphosphate reductase activating protein, whose amino-acid sequence MYTKLRVAGIIKESIVDGPGIRLVVFAQGCPHNCEGCHNPHTHSFNGGNFIDIDDILNEIRNNPLLDGITLSGGEPFEQAKAFSELSKRAKKEGYNIISYTGYTYEYIVSHSDEKNKWLEFLEEIDILIDGRFELSKKNMLLKYRGSENQRIIDVKKTLKENSIQMSNI is encoded by the coding sequence ATGTATACTAAGCTAAGGGTTGCAGGGATAATAAAGGAATCTATTGTAGATGGACCAGGAATAAGACTTGTAGTGTTTGCGCAAGGGTGCCCACATAATTGTGAGGGTTGTCATAATCCGCATACTCATTCATTTAATGGAGGAAATTTTATAGACATAGACGACATATTAAATGAAATAAGAAATAATCCTCTTTTAGATGGAATAACATTAAGCGGAGGCGAACCTTTTGAACAGGCAAAGGCTTTCAGCGAACTTTCAAAAAGGGCTAAAAAAGAAGGGTATAACATAATTTCATATACAGGGTATACTTATGAATATATAGTAAGTCATAGTGATGAAAAAAATAAGTGGTTAGAGTTTCTAGAGGAAATAGATATACTTATAGATGGAAGATTTGAATTATCTAAAAAGAATATGTTATTAAAATATAGAGGATCAGAAAATCAACGTATAATAGATGTTAAAAAGACTCTTAAAGAAAATAGTATACAAATGTCAAATATTTAA
- a CDS encoding coenzyme F420-0:L-glutamate ligase, whose protein sequence is MMRALGTTARGIRTPIIKEGDDLPQIVVESLLKAVESEGFSLHDNDVIGITESLVARSQGNYVTLQDIAKDVNEKFEGDIALMFPILSRNRFSVILKALALTGKKIHLFLNYPSDEVGNSLMNIDKMDELNINPYIDLLTEKDYRKLFGEKVEHKFTGIDYISMYKEISDNIIIYLANDPREALKYSKEILVANIHERERTKRILKNAGAKTVYGLDEILTESIDGSGYNADYGLLGSNKATEDKVKLFPRDCKEFVIKVQKSIKESTGKNIEVMVYGDGAFKDPVGKIWELADPVVSPGFTDGLLGTPNEIKIKYIADNDFKGMSSAEMTDEMKKKIKAKEGKKVEGNENLGTTPRQITDLLGSLCDLISGSGDKGTPVVLVQGYFDNYATEY, encoded by the coding sequence ATGATGAGAGCTTTAGGTACCACAGCAAGAGGGATTAGGACTCCAATTATAAAAGAAGGAGACGATCTTCCACAAATAGTTGTTGAATCTCTTTTAAAGGCAGTAGAAAGTGAAGGGTTTTCACTTCATGATAATGATGTTATTGGAATAACAGAGTCATTAGTAGCAAGATCACAAGGAAATTATGTAACTCTTCAAGATATTGCAAAGGATGTTAATGAAAAATTTGAAGGGGACATAGCACTTATGTTTCCGATACTAAGTAGAAATAGATTTTCAGTGATATTAAAGGCATTAGCATTAACAGGAAAGAAGATTCATTTATTTTTAAATTATCCCTCTGACGAAGTTGGAAATTCTTTAATGAATATAGATAAGATGGATGAACTTAACATTAATCCATATATTGATTTATTAACAGAAAAGGATTATAGAAAACTCTTTGGAGAAAAGGTAGAACATAAATTTACAGGGATTGATTATATCAGTATGTATAAAGAAATATCAGATAATATAATTATATACCTTGCAAATGATCCAAGGGAAGCATTAAAGTATAGTAAAGAAATTTTAGTTGCTAACATACATGAAAGAGAAAGAACAAAAAGGATACTTAAAAATGCTGGAGCAAAAACTGTCTATGGACTTGATGAAATTTTAACAGAATCTATAGATGGTAGTGGATATAATGCTGATTACGGTCTTCTTGGTTCAAATAAAGCAACTGAGGATAAAGTGAAATTATTTCCAAGAGACTGTAAAGAATTTGTTATTAAGGTTCAAAAGAGCATAAAGGAAAGTACCGGTAAAAATATTGAGGTTATGGTATATGGGGATGGTGCATTTAAAGATCCTGTAGGTAAGATATGGGAACTTGCAGATCCTGTAGTATCACCAGGATTTACAGATGGCCTTTTAGGAACACCAAATGAAATAAAGATAAAATACATAGCGGATAATGACTTTAAAGGTATGAGTTCTGCTGAAATGACAGATGAAATGAAGAAAAAGATAAAGGCAAAAGAAGGCAAAAAAGTAGAAGGAAATGAAAATCTTGGAACTACACCAAGGCAAATTACAGATCTTTTAGGGAGCTTATGTGATTTGATAAGTGGTAGTGGAGATAAGGGTACACCAGTGGTTTTAGTTCAAGGTTATTTTGATAATTACGCTACAGAATATTAA
- a CDS encoding MATE family efflux transporter, with translation MDSSEKRDLILNGSLYKVIITLALPIMVNNLIQTLYNLADGVWVSKIGSVEFAATAFVWPINFLFISLGIGLSIAGTSIISQLVGASKYKEANVYATQLIVISFISSVVFAVLGYLISPSVIKLMGGYGDLGMYSNIYLKITFLDMPFMFLFFSFNAIMNAQGNTILPTVLSGISAIINIVLDPIFIFTLDMGIAGAAIATLIAKALLAFAGMFILMRSSKMLVRPSFKKFKFDEKILKRIVNVALPSSVGQSGSALGFIVLNGFIASYGTSTLGAFAMVNRITSLIMQPAMGVGAALTSIVGQNLGSNQINRIKEAFTKSLKLTISFSVVGCSLLFLFNSPIINFFMQSKDDLEVISQGITYLKFTSVSMPLMGIFSVLQGVFQGTGHTKYSMAMEIGRLWLVRLPMILLFKYFTSIGPSGIWFSMGFSNLIVCLYGFYVYRKDHWQTRVIR, from the coding sequence ATGGACTCTTCGGAAAAAAGAGATCTGATACTTAATGGTAGTTTATACAAAGTAATAATCACTTTAGCTTTACCTATTATGGTAAATAATCTTATTCAAACTCTTTACAACTTAGCAGATGGGGTGTGGGTAAGTAAGATAGGTTCAGTTGAATTTGCTGCAACAGCTTTTGTATGGCCAATAAACTTCTTGTTTATATCACTTGGGATTGGTCTTTCAATTGCAGGTACATCTATAATATCTCAATTAGTAGGAGCTTCTAAATATAAAGAAGCGAATGTTTACGCTACACAACTTATTGTGATATCTTTTATATCATCAGTGGTTTTTGCTGTACTTGGATATTTAATAAGTCCTAGTGTTATTAAGCTCATGGGCGGATATGGGGACCTTGGGATGTATAGTAATATATATTTAAAGATAACATTTTTAGATATGCCGTTTATGTTCTTATTTTTTAGCTTTAACGCTATTATGAATGCACAAGGAAATACAATTTTGCCAACAGTACTAAGTGGTATTAGCGCTATAATAAATATAGTTTTAGATCCTATATTCATATTCACACTGGATATGGGGATAGCAGGAGCTGCTATAGCTACATTAATAGCTAAGGCATTACTTGCTTTTGCAGGAATGTTTATTTTAATGAGATCTTCAAAGATGCTAGTAAGGCCAAGTTTTAAAAAGTTCAAATTTGATGAAAAGATATTAAAAAGAATTGTAAATGTGGCATTACCATCTTCGGTTGGACAGTCAGGATCAGCATTAGGTTTTATTGTTTTAAATGGATTTATTGCTTCCTACGGAACATCAACTTTAGGTGCTTTTGCTATGGTTAATAGGATAACATCTTTAATAATGCAGCCAGCTATGGGTGTTGGAGCAGCTTTAACATCAATTGTTGGGCAAAATTTAGGGTCAAATCAAATAAATAGAATAAAAGAAGCCTTTACAAAGTCTTTAAAGCTTACAATCTCATTTTCAGTGGTGGGATGTAGTTTGCTTTTCTTATTTAATAGCCCTATAATAAACTTCTTTATGCAGTCAAAAGATGATTTAGAGGTTATATCTCAGGGTATAACTTATCTTAAATTTACTTCTGTATCAATGCCTCTTATGGGTATATTTAGTGTACTTCAAGGCGTTTTTCAAGGAACAGGTCATACTAAGTACTCAATGGCTATGGAAATTGGAAGGTTATGGCTTGTGAGACTTCCTATGATATTGTTATTTAAATATTTTACAAGCATTGGACCTTCTGGGATTTGGTTTTCTATGGGATTTAGCAATTTAATTGTATGTCTTTACGGTTTTTATGTGTATAGAAAAGATCATTGGCAAACACGGGTTATAAGATAG